The proteins below come from a single Myripristis murdjan chromosome 10, fMyrMur1.1, whole genome shotgun sequence genomic window:
- the foxo4 gene encoding forkhead box protein O4, whose amino-acid sequence MEESSVPPIDPDFEPQSRPRSCTWPLPRPDISAVKAEGADGSESAAGTPPADEDKQEPQQIISEPEKVAASEGGVVAGVGGATPRKGSSRRNAWGNQSYADLISQAIENSPEKRLTLAQIYDWMVKTVPYFKDKGDSNSSAGWKNSIRHNLSLHNKFLRVHNESTGKSSWWMLNPEGGKTGKAPRRRAASMDNSSKLLKSRMRAKQTKKQASAAGLGGAGGALQGDGSTGSGGADSPNSSQQFPKWGVNSSSPSSRGSLDDPDMWTSFRPRTSSNASTLSGRLSPIATGQEEEDDLPEEGLLSSYSTGSLPPTLTETLMEELDLIDGLTLMTGQQGGASPSTAPPAPPTPLPSASTLLPRGSSFPSFRQLQPSNLQPPTQTGTQSSVSQCGPNNTKPSNFGNSLFNPMSGSGSCGSGHYGTHVPSSLEALLTSDSPPPSDVMMTQVDPLMPSPGGVGLMGLGTAMVAGRPKPNQLMLGKGLEPNTVAPMALQTQMQPPQQHHLHHQQQPQQQQQQQQQPQHQHHSQMGLGMILSGMTQDPPQLSTIKTQHTQVPAVGPPHHGGSIASANPSGNLQGMGQFGAPSCFLPSQDRLPTDLDIDMFTENLDCDVDYIINSDLMEDGIDFNFDPILPGSQGYTGPPATTQSSAHNWVPS is encoded by the exons ATGGAGGAATCATCGGTACCCCCGATTGACCCAGATTTTGAGCCGCAGAGCAGACCTCGGTCGTGCACATGGCCCCTACCGAGACCCGACATCTCAGCTGTCAAAGCGGAGGGTGCAGACGGCTCGGAGTCCGCCGCCGGGACCCCGCCCGCCGACGAGGACAAGCAGGAGCCACAGCAAATCATATCCGAGCCTGAGAAAGTTGCGGCGTCCGAGGGCGGAGTCGTGGCCGGAGTGGGCGGCGCAACGCCCCGAAAAGGATCATCTAGGCGTAATGCATGGGGTAACCAGTCCTACGCTGATCTGATTAGTCAGGCGATAGAAAACTCGCCTGAGAAGCGCCTCACCTTGGCGCAGATCTATGACTGGATGGTGAAAACGGTGCCTTACTTCAAAGACAAAGGGGACAGCAACAGCTCTGCAGGGTGGAAG AATTCAATCCGCCACAATTTATCACTCCACAACAAGTTCCTGAGGGTTCATAACGAGTCTACTGGCAAGAGCTCATGGTGGATGCTCAACCCAGAGGGCGGCAAGACCGGGAAAGCCCCCCGCCGCCGGGCCGCCTCCAtggacaacagcagcaaactgCTGAAGAGTCGGATGAGGGCCAAGCAGACCAAGAAGCAGGCGAGTGCAGCAGGCCTGGGGGGCGCTGGTGGGGCGCTGCAGGGTGACGGCAGCACAGGATCAGGAGGTGCAGACAGCCCTAACTCATCCCAGCAGTTTCCTAAATGGGGGGTCAACAGCAGCAGTCCCTCGTCCCGTGGCAGTCTGGATGACCCCGACATGTGGACCAGCTTCCGCCCACGAACAAGCTCAAACGCCAGTACGTTGAGTGGTCGTCTGTCGCCCATCGCAACCGgccaggaagaggaggacgaccTGCCTGAGGAGGGGCTGCTGAGTAGCTACTCCACTGGCAGCTTGCCCCCCACCCTCACCGAAACCCTCATGGAGGAGTTGGATCTGATTGATGGGCTGACGCTGATGACTGGACAGCAAGGAGGGGCCAGTCCCAGCACGGCCCCCCCAGCACCCCCTACTCCGCTGCCCTCTGCCTCAACTCTGCTGCCCCGAGGTTCCAGCTTCCCCTCCTTCCGCCAGCTACAGCCATCCAACCTGCAGCCGCCCACACAGACCGGGACCCAGTCCTCCGTCTCGCAGTGTGGCCCCAACAACACCAAGCCGTCAAACTTCGGCAACTCTCTCTTCAACCCCATGTCCGGCTCAGGCTCCTGTGGGAGCGGCCACTATGGCACCCATGTACCCTCCAGCCTGGAGGCGCTGCTCACCTCTGACTCCCCTCCTCCCAGTGATGTCATGATGACCCAGGTGGACCCTCTCATGCCCAGTCCTGGAGGGGTGGGCTTGATGGGCCTGGGCACAGCTATGGTGGCCGGGAGGCCCAAACCTAACCAGCTGATGTTGGGTAAGGGGCTTGAGCCGAACACGGTGGCACCCATGGCGCTGCAGACGCAAATGCAGCCACCGCAGCAGCACCACCttcaccaccagcagcagccacagcagcagcaacaacaacaacaacaaccacaacatcagcatcacTCTCAGATGGGGCTGGGGATGATCCTCTCAGGCATGACCCAGGACCCCCCACAACTCTCAACCATCAAAACCCAGCATACCCAGGTGCCAGCTGTGGGTCCTCCTCATCACGGGGGCTCCATCGCCTCAGCCAATCCCAGCGGGAACCTGCAGGGCATGGGCCAGTTCGGAGCTCCATCCTGCTTCCTACCCAGTCAAGACCGGCTGCCCACAGACCTGGATATAGACATGTTCACCGAAAACCTGGATTGTGACGTGGACTACATCATCAACAGTGACCTCATGGAAGACGGCATCGACTTCAACTTTGACCCCATACTGCCTGGAAGCCAAGGCTACACCGGCCCACCGGCCACCACACAAAGCTCTGCCCACAACTGGGTGCCCAGCTAA
- the sesn4 gene encoding sestrin-3 produces MIICTNKMEYPLRTQCQRVQKQVMVNTEKERVSLLFMKALVSRGSVDAVSQQMASHPQYLESFLRTQHYILHMDGPLPLPYRHYIAIMAAARHHCSYLVSLHSAQFLRVGGDPLWLQGLEAAPPRLRLLDHINKVLAHQPWLTACSHIQTLLKTGEQCWSLAELVQAVVLLAHCHSLCSFVFGCGTDTDSVPLPKSPNGTPPTFCPFDAANGNANVPLSLATPSEHMTRRRSLDSSCDMVCLKEKIQKSQEEREKRGERLLQSQTLQQTDMEEEEEMMYFADPSRFITDPDFCYQEFARREEDHFQVFRVQDYSWEDHGFSLVNRLYSDIGHLLDDRFRSVTTLPSSHSADLKRAIWNYIHCVLGIRYDDYDYGEVNQLLERDLKLYIKAVACFPDATKTSVCPLPWAPLKPSERIHVNLLIMEARLQAELLYALRAITQYMIA; encoded by the exons ATGATCATCTGTACGAATAAAATGGAATACCCCCTTAGAACCCAATGCCAGCGAGTCCAAAAACAG GTGATGGTGAACACTGAGAAGGAGCGAGTGTCACTGTTGTTCATGAAGGCTCTGGTCAGCAGGGGGAGCGTGGACGCCGTGTCCCAGCAGATGGCCTCTCACCCTCAGTACTTGGAGAGCTTCCTGCGCACACAGCACTACATCCTGCACATGGATGGCCCCCTACCACTGCCATACCGCCATTACATCGCCATCATG GCTGCAGCACGGCATCACTGCAGCTACCTAGTGTCTCTCCACTCAGCCCAATTCCTGAGGGTAGGGGGGGACCCACTGTGGTTGCAGGGTCTGGAGGCAGCTCCTCCTCGCCTTCGCCTGCTTGACCACATCAACAAGGTGCTGGCCCACCAACCCTGGCTCACTGCCTGCTCACACATCCAG ACGTTGCTGAAGACAGGAGAGCAGTGCTGGTCACTGGCTGAGCTGGTGCAGGCGGTCGTGCTCTTGGCTCACTGCCACTCCCTGTGTAGCTTTGTGTTTGGCTGCGGCACAGACACCGACTCTGTCCCTCTCCCCAAATCTCCCAACGGCACACCACCGACCTTCTGCCCCTTTGATGCTGCCAACGGCAATGCCAATGTGCCTCTGTCCCTCGCCACTCCCTCAGAGCACATGACACGACGACGG TCTCTGGACTCCAGTTGTGACATGGTGTGTCTGAAAGAAAAGATTCAGAAGtcccaggaagagagggagaaaagaggggagCGGCTCCTGCAGTCCCAGACACTCCAGCAAACAG atatggaggaagaggaggagatgatgtACTTTGCAGACCCCTCACGTTTTATCACAGACCCTGACTTTTGCTATCAGGAGTTTGCCCGTCGGGAGGAGGACCACTTCCAAGTGTTTCGAgtacag GACTATTCTTGGGAGGACCACGGCTTCTCCTTGGTCAACAGGTTGTATTCGGACATCGGGCACCTGCTGGATGACCGATTCCGGAGCGTCACAACCCTTCCCTCATCCCACAGCGCCGATCTGAAGAGGGCTATCTGGAATTACATCCACTGTGTACTAGGAATACG ctatgatgattatgattatggGGAAGTCAACCAGCTGCTGGAGAGAGATCTGAAGCTCTACATCAAGGCAGTGGCCTGCTTTCCAGACGCTACCAAGACCTCAGTCTGTCCGCTGCCGTGGGCCCCACTCAAACCTTCAGAGAGG aTACATGTGAATCTACTCATCATGGAGGCCCGGCTGCAGGCGGAGCTCCTCTATGCCCTGAGAGCCATCACTCAGTACATGATTGCCTAA
- the zgc:92907 gene encoding UDP-N-acetylglucosamine transferase subunit ALG13 homolog encodes MKTVFVTVGTTSFDELIGSITSSAAVQALKSRGYDRLVLQVGRGSVLPGPEVCPHITLEAFRFKDSIAEDIKGADLVISHAGAGSCLEALGAGKPLLVVINDKLMNNHQLELARQLHMDSHLLYCTCSTLTDTLRTMDLSALLPFLPGQPKNFANFLDKALGVQ; translated from the exons ATGAAGACGGTGTTTGTCACTGTCGGGACGACGAGTTTTGACGAGCTGATCGGAAGCATCACCTCCTCTGCTGCCGTTCAG GCTTTAAAATCTAGAGGATATGACCGTTTGGTTCTCCAGGTCGGCAGAGGGTCTGTTCTTCCCGGCCCAGAGGTTTGTCCACACATCACGCTGGAGGCCTTTCGCTTCAAAGACTCCATAGCCGAGGACATCAAGGGTGCCGATCTCGTCATCAGCCACGCAG GGGCGGGGAGTTGTTTAGAGGCTCTCGGTGCAGGAAAGCCTCTGCTGGTTGTCATCAACGACAAGCTGATGAACAACCACCAGCTGGAGCTGGCCAGGCAGCTTCACATGGACTCTCACTTGCTGTACTGCacttgcag CACCCTGACAGACACCCTGAGGACGATGgacctctctgctctgctgcccTTCTTGCCTGGACAGCCGAAGAATTTTGCCAACTTTCTGGATAAGGCCCTCGGTGTTCAGTGA
- the rap2c gene encoding ras-related protein Rap-2c, whose amino-acid sequence MKEYKVVVLGSGGVGKSALTVQFVTGTFIEKYDPTIEDFYRKEIEVDSSPSVLEILDTAGTEQFASMRDLYIKNGQGFILVYSLVNQQSFQDIRPMRDQIVRVKRFEKVPLILVGNKVDLESEREVSGTDGQALAQEWGCPFIETSAKSKTMVDELFAEIVRQMNYSTLPEKQEQCCTACVIQ is encoded by the exons ATGAAGGAGTACAAAGTTGTCGTGTTGGGGAGCGGCGGCGTGGGCAAGTCCGCCCTCACCGTTCAGTTCGTCACGGGCACGTTCATCGAGAAGTACGACCCGACCATTGAGGACTTTTATCGGAAGGAGATCGAGGTGGACTCGTCGCCGTCCGTGCTGGAGATCCTGGACACGGCCGGGACGGAGCAGTTCGCCTCCATGAGAGACCTGTACATCAAGAACGGACAGGGCTTCATCCTCGTCTACAGCCTCGTCAACCAGCAGTCTTTTCAG GATATCAGACCAATGCGAGACCAAATAGTGCGCGTGAAGCGCTTTGAGAAGGTGCCATTGATCCTGGTCGGGAACAAAGTAGACTTGGAGTCTGAGCGTGAGGTTTCTGGAACAGACGGCCAGGCTCTGGCCCAAGAGTGGGGCTGCCCCTTCATTGAAACCTCCGCTAAGAGCAAGACCATGGTGGATGAGCTGTTCGCTGAGATTGTCCGACAGATGAACTATTCCACACTACCGGAAAAGCAGGAACAGTGCTGCACAGCCTGTGTGATACAGTGA